A single region of the Zygotorulaspora mrakii chromosome 4, complete sequence genome encodes:
- the MLH2 gene encoding mismatch repair protein MLH2 (similar to Saccharomyces cerevisiae MLH2 (YLR035C); ancestral locus Anc_2.405) codes for MTIIKISNDSRWKIVSSSIVVDPKFAVKELIDNAVDAGAANIYIDVDARTCGCDYICVRDDGLGVPLKDRESLCLNHATSKISSFNDLNQLSTLGFRGEALFSVATLSNQKGSMEITTRTKNDSVGEKWSVNELGEIKNNKRSKVPCPVGTVIVLRRLLAGLRSRCIQVSSKALKNIEEFKTMINHYSLNLRDVRFHFSLVRLENNGKISEKRLQMSTVTNITRERALSLIAHLRKPSSLNFIIKEDLEATNLVRLDIILPKTNAECDVVNVKKPKKFFSVNSRVMSLKQGIGKALNKKISDIYRQLQLLEPTVWFINLKCSMEIIDINIEPGKDDVLIKNMNFVMEQVSKVLLSCISLELGIQRQAIDNIDSEGYIQDEPDEPDEAFIEELRASQNMQNLMCTENGAKVVGTRQDVYQSEKIPIARTKHESISNDTIKELNSELISSKEAERQAIFYKESPTKSQASKGYDSTKSSSLSYNDNNSKSLNEDQKIDRDVHDPNPFPTSKLGRDRHSNIRENGLHETIDLDKMPSIPSSILIRENTTQHNKKRTIDETFSSNGLTKTRRLTGNEESKLLSLQSKPISPRRSSDFNDSTSDNSAEMLSARHNKIERHLSMFSEYTNSFITSIKCDGSIQFQHWEEELPAVNQIKAPSVKLVEAIEVVLNRIIDKETQLTKTKEGWHLLVK; via the coding sequence ATGACAATCATTAAGATCTCAAATGACTCTAGATGGAAAATTGTATCAAGTTCAATTGTCGTTGATCCAAAGTTTGCCGTGAAGGAGCTTATAGATAACGCTGTTGATGCAGGTGCCGCCAACATATACATTGACGTGGATGCCAGGACTTGTGGATGCGACTATATATGTGTAAGAGATGATGGATTGGGCGTACCTTTGAAGGATAGGGAATCTCTTTGCCTCAACCATGCAACATCAAAGATTAGTTCCTTCAATGATCTAAATCAGCTGTCAACTTTGGGATTTAGAGGAGAAGCTTTGTTCTCGGTAGCTACTCTGTCAAATCAGAAAGGTTCAATGGAAATAACTACCAggacaaaaaatgatagtGTGGGAGAGAAGTGGAGCGTCAATGAACTTGgggaaataaaaaataacaaaagGTCTAAAGTCCCATGTCCTGTAGGTACGGTGATTGTTTTAAGAAGGTTACTGGCCGGGTTGAGATCGAGATGCATACAAGTTTCTTCTAAggctttgaaaaatatcgaAGAGTTTAAAACAATGATCAACCATTACTCTTTGAACTTAAGAGACGTTAGATTCCACTTTTCACTTGTCAGATTGGAAAATAAtggaaaaatatcagaaaaGAGATTACAGATGTCCACAGTTACAAATATTACGAGAGAAAGGGCTTTATCTCTGATAGCTCACCTTCGCAAGCCCAGCTCTTTAAACTTTATAATAAAAGAAGATCTAGAAGCGACCAATCTTGTGAGGCTGGATATTATTTTGCCCAAGACTAACGCTGAATGTGATGTAGTAAACGTAAAGAAGCccaaaaagtttttctcGGTCAATAGCAGAGTAATGTCACTGAAGCAAGGAATAGGTAAAGCACTCAATAAAAAGATTAGTGACATATACCGTCAGCTGCAATTGCTGGAGCCAACTGTGTGGTTTATCAATCTCAAATGCTCCATGGAGATCATAGATATCAATATTGAGCCTGGAAAAGATGACGTCCTCATAAAAAACATGAATTTTGTTATGGAGCAAGTTAGTAAGGTGCTGTTATCGTGCATTTCATTAGAACTAGGAATTCAGCGTCAAGCAATCGACAATATTGACTCGGAAGGATATATTCAAGATGAGCCAGATGAGCCAGATGAAGCATTTATCGAGGAACTAAGGGCTTCCCAAAATATGCAGAATTTGATGTGTACTGAAAATGGTGCAAAAGTTGTAGGAACGAGACAAGATGTATATCAGAGTGAGAAAATTCCAATCGCCAGAACGAAACATGAATCAATCAGCAATGATACTATCAAAGAACTGAATTCAGAATTGATATCATCCAAAGAGGCAGAACGGCAGGCAATTTTTTATAAAGAGAGCCCTACAAAGTCTCAAGCTTCAAAGGGTTATGACAGTACTAAATCATCTTCTCTTTCCTACaatgataataatagtAAAAGCCTAAATGAAGATCAAAAGATTGACCGAGACGTACATGACCCAAATCCGTTCCCAACATCAAAACTTGGAAGAGACAGGCACTCAAACATCAGAGAAAACGGACTTCATGAAACGATTGACCTTGACAAAATGCCTTCGATACCGAGCTCAATTTTGATTCGGGAAAACACTACTCAACATAATAAGAAGAGGACAATTGACGaaacattttcttcgaATGGCCTAACAAAAACACGCAGGCTAACAGGAAATGAAGAGAGTAAACTGTTATCGCTTCAGAGTAAACCTATATCTCCTAGAAGAAGTTCAGACTTTAATGATTCCACCTCAGATAATAGTGCAGAAATGCTTTCAGCAAGGCACAACAAAATTGAACGTCATTTATCAATGTTTTCGGAATATACTAACAGCTTCATTACGAGTATTAAATGCGACGGGTCTATCCAGTTTCAACACTGGGAGGAAGAACTGCCTGCTGTGAATCAAATTAAGGCTCCATCCGTTAAGCTGGTGGAAGCTATTGAGGTTGTCCTTAACAGAATAATAGATAAAGAAACGCAATtgacaaaaacaaaagaggGGTGGCATCTATTGGTCAAATGA
- the DPI35 gene encoding Dpi35p (similar to Saccharomyces cerevisiae YMR130W; ancestral locus Anc_2.404) has translation MFPKRLSLGNWNASNKPEIPKILTFDAYNTLYATTLPVMEQYCLVGKKYGIEADPKQLTQNFPVVFKALKEEHPNYGKYTNINAKQWWSYLIVNMFKSYKVPNEMIDEILERFEGPNAYIVYPDLLELLNYIKAKHPNVVLGIISNTDPLVYTLIKNIGLFDYFKTHLYLSYDLDIKKPSKEIFQYVFDDIINKHPRMLECSTEAELKKRCWHVGDEAENDMLGAVMAGWNGILIDRSNKYGYFSGLSSKKKRTDNSISVDKIDHNFEESWSESMKQTDSIQLSENTFVISNYNVLKSIMF, from the coding sequence ATGTTCCCCAAGCGACTTTCTCTAGGCAATTGGAATGCTTCAAATAAACCAGAAATCCCTAAAATATTAACTTTTGATGCCTATAATACTTTGTATGCCACAACCTTACCTGTCATGGAACAGTATTGTTTGGTAGGTAAGAAATATGGCATTGAAGCTGACCCTAAACAATTGACTCAAAATTTTCCGGTGGttttcaaagctttgaaagaagaacatCCGAATTACGGGAAATATACTAATATCAACGCAAAGCAATGGTGGAGTTACCTAATTGTAAATATGTTCAAGTCTTATAAAGTTCCCAATGAAATGATAGATGAAATTCTAGAGAGATTCGAAGGGCCAAATGCCTATATAGTCTATCCGGACCTTTTAGAATTATTAAATTATATCAAGGCAAAGCACCCAAACGTTGTGTTAGGAATAATCAGCAATACAGATCCTTTAGTTTACACGttaatcaaaaatattggaTTATTTGACTATTTCAAGACACATCTCTATCTTTCTTACGACTTGGACATAAAAAAACCCtcgaaagaaatttttcaatatgtcTTCGATGATATTATTAACAAACATCCCAGAATGCTCGAATGCAGTACAGAAgcagaattgaaaaaacgtTGTTGGCATGTTGGAGATGAAGCAGAGAACGATATGTTAGGTGCCGTAATGGCTGGATGGAATGGGATTTTGATTGATAGATCTAACAAGTATGGATATTTCTCTGGCTTATCgagcaagaagaaaagaactgACAACTCTATTTCTGTCGACAAAATCGACCATAACTTTGAAGAGAGCTGGTCAGAAAGCATGAAACAAActgattcaattcaattaaGTGAAAATACTTTTGTCATATCTAATTATAACGTTCTAAAATCGATAATGTTCTAA
- the COX12 gene encoding cytochrome c oxidase subunit VIb (similar to Saccharomyces cerevisiae COX12 (YLR038C); ancestral locus Anc_2.403), which yields MSEEQKQAAGSPLHTVGFDARFPNQNQTKHCWQSYVDYYKCVNMKGEDFAPCKVFWRTFSSLCPVDWVEKWDDQRQNGNFAGDINP from the coding sequence ATGTCCGAAGAACAAAAGCAGGCAGCTGGTAGCCCACTTCACACTGTGGGATTTGACGCCAGATTTCCTAACCAGAACCAGACGAAGCATTGCTGGCAATCATATGTGGACTACTACAAGTGTGTCAATATGAAGGGTGAGGATTTCGCTCCATGCAAAGTTTTCTGGAGAACGTTCTCTTCTTTGTGTCCAGTTGACTGGGTGGAAAAATGGGACGACCAGAGACAGAACGGGAACTTTGCAGGTGATATCAATCCATAA
- the RIC1 gene encoding Ric1p (similar to Saccharomyces cerevisiae RIC1 (YLR039C); ancestral locus Anc_2.402), which translates to MTNHLWPLSPPQRSKIGNCISVQDKFALNNNDILQTVTLPQTNVFIMVTPSRILIYNLKPMAHVSSHERTGDSIREFGLNKSMTSSVTLDSAVEGLLSDKQINNSVWNQGKLVFYVMTDKNFLLTYQILKDSSNMTVFKAFGIPVVDLEKVDEEFEHEYDDSVDDDTLTVFEKNKSSKVIQNGYAITKEQGFLQFLSNNQENLDELPVKKLELRLKVVLKVDYQILDLYAFKRLSEVEEDKAEESLLVLFPHGLQLLTLVDFRLKSTSLVEITHGKRICINQGHLLVVSQDQTSDPYKVTMNHIDMAKQHVEMIPLEGTGTLLNCFTLKGNVAFASDDTITYYNPTTQQVTYRFQFPFTPKYCCGLNRSTILAVSQKNYIYFYTELGNLLFSNSLEDDNLENATVLDYSAFSYLDMTLIATSHTGEYELWNLWEQSTQNFSDTRSVSPYVLHNTNNDIAIYTPVGDSSLCRDGFQYIKLPTRTINNCVSLIKVNPNMKLTAIYVANKAILLLYNLETNMWYSFIDITILDMHWIGTSYLLCQIKKDDWSIGLHCFRLRLQDLDTSDIYKYSIWDYELPDSTRIQTIHVNTLSKYKSLKLKARDSDQSDKQEEKYFKTAEINVVTTNNQILRFAVISLIHPIGVNIIRKIYEHGRVNIPNNICSDKIEWLMNFRDGLLYFSENKLIKAVNVESEQWVFEVLLDHIEKIVDVYIDDIFLICNQKEEFYNMDDLWDKKPPLFSVTLDDDCYPISISPQTATVLGLRCIFHDYYAKFVVKHKIYLDELILTKMEQKVPADKIMTECRPVRYFNFALEKILSTKILENKPLDDIIQIIKLCDIPANYEGSLSKAHSDMLEIVSNCLRKTEIKHWNLLFTSLGMTPRDLLARCLEGNEAKILGVLLIVFLNYDAELVEDLRNNEIDKSEAKDQNGSTNSDGSNPDSSVVDLIRDQEMMLTVLRLLVTSAANTSDSTKAADSWDMCFQLIRLLKELDKENNTQLIQKALDMFE; encoded by the coding sequence ATGACGAATCATCTTTGGCCACTTAGTCCTCCACAGAGATCTAAAATTGGCAATTGCATAAGCGTACAAGATAAATTTGCACTAAACAATAATGATATTCTTCAAACTGTAACGTTACCCCAAACTAATGTTTTTATTATGGTGACACCCTCAAGAATACTGATCTACAACCTTAAGCCAATGGCGCATGTAAGTAGTCATGAAAGGACAGGGGATTCGATTCGAGAGTTTGGACTCAACAAGTCAATGACATCTTCTGTCACATTAGATAGCGCAGTGGAGGGCCTGCTATCAGATAAACAAATAAACAATTCAGTTTGGAACCAAGGCAAACTAGTATTCTATGTCATGACTGACAAGAATTTTCTACTTACTTATCAAATCTTAAAAGATTCAAGCAACATGACCGTTTTTAAAGCATTTGGCATTCCTGTTGTGGATTTGGAAAAGGTGGATGAGGAGTTCGAACATGAATATGATGATTCTGTGGATGATGACACTCTTACCGttttcgaaaaaaataagtCTTCAAAAGTTATTCAGAACGGTTATGCCATAACCAAAGAACAAGGATTTTTACAATTTCTATCTAATAACCAGGAAAATCTAGATGAACTACCAGTGAAGAAGCTTGAACTACGACTTAAGGTTGTTCTCAAAGTCGATTATCAAATACTGGACCTCTATGCGTTTAAAAGACTTTCGGAAGTAGAAGAAGATAAAGCAGAGGAGAGTTTATTGGTTTTGTTTCCTCATGGTCTTCAATTGTTAACTCTGGTTGATTTCAGACTCAAAAGTACTTCTTTGGTGGAAATCACACATGGAAAAAGGATTTGCATAAACCAGGGACATTTATTGGTGGTGTCGCAAGATCAGACATCAGACCCATATAAAGTGACGATGAATCACATTGATATGGCGAAACAACATGTTGAAATGATACCGCTTGAAGGCACAGGTACATTGTTAAACTGTTTCACATTGAAAGGCAATGTAGCTTTTGCGTCTGATGACACTATTACTTATTACAATCCCACAACGCAACAAGTGACTTACAGGTTTCAATTTCCTTTCACACCCAAATACTGTTGCGGCCTTAATAGGAGTACTATCTTAGCAGTTTCACAGAAGAATTACATTTATTTCTATACTGAATTGGGAAATTTGCTGTTTAGCAATTCACTAGAAGACGATAATCTAGAAAATGCTACAGTTCTTGATTATTCAGCCTTCAGCTATCTAGATATGACTTTGATAGCGACTTCACATACGGGCGAATACGAACTATGGAATTTGTGGGAACAATCGACTCAAAATTTCTCCGACACCCGATCGGTATCTCCTTATGTATTGCACAACacaaataatgatattgcAATTTATACACCTGTAGGGGATTCTTCTCTCTGCCGCGATGGCTTCCAATACATCAAACTCCCGACTAGAACAATCAATAACTGCGTTTCTCTCATAAAAGTCAATCCAAATATGAAACTTACCGCGATATATGTGGCGAATAAGGCCATTTTACTTTTATACAATTTGGAAACCAATATGTGGTATAGTTTTATTGACATAACAATCCTAGATATGCATTGGATTGGAACCTCATACTTATTATGCCAGATAAAAAAAGACGATTGGTCAATTGGATTACACTGTTTTCGTTTGCGTTTGCAGGATTTGGATACTTCAGATATTTATAAATACAGCATTTGGGACTACGAATTGCCCGATTCAACCCGTATTCAGACTATTCATGTCAATACTTTGAGCAAGTATAAATCCTTGAAGCTGAAGGCACGAGATAGTGATCAGTCTGataaacaagaagaaaaatacttTAAAACCGCTGAAATCAATGTTGTCACCACCAACAATCAGATCTTAAGATTTGCTGTAATATCATTAATACATCCAATTGGCGTTAATATAATCAGGAAAATTTACGAGCACGGTAGAGTCAATATCCCAAATAATATCTGCTCTGATAAAATAGAATGGCTTATGAATTTCAGGGACGGTTTATTGTACTTTTCAGAAAATAAACTTATTAAAGCTGTCAATGTAGAATCGGAACAATGGGTATTCGAAGTTTTGCTAGATCATATAGAAAAGATTGTCGATGTATATATCGATGATATATTTCTTATTTGCAATCAAAAGGAAGAGTTTTACAATATGGATGACCTTTGGGACAAAAAGCCACCTCTTTTCTCTGTGACACTTGATGATGACTGCTATCCGATATCTATTTCGCCCCAGACGGCTACTGTACTCGGATTGAGATGCATATTTCACGATTACTATGCAAAATTTGTCGTCAAACATAAGATATATTTGGATGAACTGATTCTTACAAAGATGGAGCAAAAAGTACCGGCAGATAAAATTATGACAGAGTGCAGACCCGTGAGATACTTTAACTTTGCTCTTGAGAAAATACTGTCCACGAAAATTCTAGAGAACAAACCCCTAGATGACATTATCCAAATAATCAAACTTTGTGATATTCCAGCAAATTATGAGGGCAGTCTAAGCAAGGCGCACAGCGATATGTTAGAGATTGTAAGCAACTGTCTACGAAAAACCGAGATCAAGCATTGGAACCTGCTATTCACAAGTCTTGGAATGACACCTAGAGATCTCTTGGCCAGGTGTCTTGAAGGCAACGAGGCGAAGATCCTTGGTGTTTTGTTAATAGTGTTTTTGAACTACGATGCCGAACTAGTTGAAGACTTAAGAAACAATGAAATCGACAAAAGCGAAGCAAAAGATCAGAACGGCAGCACTAACAGTGACGGCAGCAACCCAGATTCTTCTGTAGTTGATTTAATAAGAGATCAAGAGATGATGTTAACAGTGCTGCGTTTGTTGGTTACAAGCGCAGCTAATACATCCGACAGCACAAAAGCGGCAGATTCTTGGGACATGTGCTTTCAACTCATTCGACTACTGAAGGAGCTGGACAAGGAAAACAACACGCAGTTGATCCAAAAAGCACTAGATATGTTTGAATAG
- the RRB1 gene encoding ribosome biosynthesis protein RRB1 (similar to Saccharomyces cerevisiae RRB1 (YMR131C); ancestral locus Anc_2.401) codes for MSKRSLNPEEEQRAVSAKIDAQDVPKTAHTSNEPDIPMGEFEDEYSDEFESDGEIIEVDNEEEFDDEAEGDQIDKKNQNAQALLEQDQANEQEKQELYLPHKSRPLGPDEVLEADPTVYEMLHNVNLPWPCLTIDVIPDSLGSERRSYPQSLLMATATQASKKKDNELMVLQLSQLNKTLVKGEDDDEADNDDDEDADADPVIENENISLKDTTNRLKVSPFASSAQEVLTASMSENGEVYIFDLAPQTKAFNTPGYQIPKSAKRPMHVVKNHGNVEGYGLDWSPLIKTGALVTGDCSGQIYYTQRHTSKWVTDKQPFTVANNLSVEDLQWSRTESTVFASCGCDGYIRIWDTRSKKHKPAISAKASSTDVNVISWNEKIGYLLASGDDNGTWGIWDLRQFAPHNSESAQPVAQYDFHKSAITSISFNPLDESIIAVASEDNTVTLWDLSVEADDEEIKQQAAETKELQEIPPQLLFVHWQKEVKDVKWHKQIPGCLLSTGTDGLNIWKTISV; via the coding sequence ATGTCCAAAAGAAGTCTGAATCCAGAAGAGGAGCAGAGAGCTGTCTCGGCGAAGATTGATGCTCAGGATGTTCCAAAAACAGCACACACCAGCAATGAACCGGATATACCAATGGGcgaatttgaagatgaataCAGTGACGAATTTGAAAGTGATGGTGAAATAATAGAAGTTgacaatgaagaagaattcgACGATGAGGCTGAAGGCGATCAGATCgataagaaaaatcaaaatgcTCAAGCTTTATTAGAGCAGGATCAAGCAAATGAGCAAGAGAAGCAGGAATTATATTTGCCCCACAAATCTCGTCCACTAGGGCCTGATGAAGTTTTAGAAGCTGATCCAACTGTTTATGAAATGTTGCATAATGTAAATCTCCCATGGCCTTGTTTGACAATCGATGTTATCCCAGATTCTTTGGGATCCGAGCGTAGAAGTTATCCACAGTCACTGTTGATGGCAACGGCGACTCAAGCATCCAAAAAGAAGGATAACGAATTGATGGTCTTGCAACTTTCGCAGCTTAACAAAACGTTGGTTAAGGGCGAGGATGATGACGAGGCTGATAATGAcgacgatgaagatgctgaTGCTGATCCAGTTatcgaaaatgaaaacatttCTCTGAAAGATACGACAAACAGACTGAAAGTGTCACCATTTGCATCATCAGCTCAAGAGGTTCTTACAGCATCAATGTCTGAAAACGGTGAAGTTTacatttttgatttggCCCCACAAACAAAGGCTTTCAATACGCCCGGCTATCAAATTCCCAAATCTGCTAAAAGACCTATGCATGTGGTTAAAAATCACGGCAACGTTGAGGGTTACGGTTTGGATTGGTCACCATTAATCAAAACTGGTGCATTGGTTACTGGTGATTGCAGTGGCCAAATATACTATACACAACGTCATACATCGAAATGGGTTACCGATAAACAGCCATTTACTGTTGCAAATAATTTGTCAGTTGAAGATCTTCAGTGGTCGCGTACCGAATCAACTGTTTTTGCAAGTTGCGGTTGTGATGGATATATAAGAATCTGGGATACAAGATCTAAGAAACATAAGCCTGCCATTTCTGCAAAAGCTTCCTCAACAGATGTCAACGTGATAAGTTGGAATGAGAAAATTGGGTATCTATTGGCCAGTGGTGACGATAATGGTACATGGGGTATTTGGGATTTGAGACAATTTGCTCCTCACAATTCTGAAAGCGCTCAACCAGTGGCGCAGTATGATTTCCATAAGAGTGCTATCACTTCCATCAGTTTCAATCCATTGGACGAATCCATCATCGCCGTTGCATCAGAGGATAACACTGTTACATTATGGGACTTGTCAGTGGAAGCTGATGACGAGGAAATAAAGCAACAGGCTgcagaaacaaaagaacTACAAGAGATTCCTCCACAATTATTATTTGTTCACTGGCAAAAAGAAGTAAAGGATGTCAAATGGCATAAGCAAATTCCGGGTTGTCTGTTGAGTACTGGAACAGATGGTCTaaatatctggaaaacTATAAGTGTGTAG
- the JLP2 gene encoding Jlp2p (similar to Saccharomyces cerevisiae JLP2 (YMR132C); ancestral locus Anc_2.400), with the protein MVYFYQSQPEGSLRSYQVVTGKDKFENDLLIKWGYRELGYVWFHVDNYSSGHIYLKLFADEKSIADVPQEVVNDCLQLCKSESIQGNKMSHCTILCTPWHNLRKSKDFKPGEVSFKSLQRCQKLVCHGRDQKLLNRLAKTRVELFEDVEETLHRAKKTKDGDFFLNYIQVMKERLLEEEKERKRLKKLSKKREISRENIHQDV; encoded by the coding sequence ATGGTCTATTTTTACCAATCGCAACCAGAGGGCTCCTTGAGGTCGTACCAAGTTGTAACAGGAAAGGACAAATTTGAGAATGATCTTCTCATAAAATGGGGTTACCGCGAACTGGGCTACGTTTGGTTTCATGTTGATAATTATTCAAGCGGCCACATATACCTGAAATTGTTTGCAGATGAGAAATCAATCGCAGACGTACCGCAGGAGGTTGTGAATGACTGCTTGCAGCTATGCAAATCAGAATCTATTCAAGGAAATAAGATGAGCCATTGTACCATTTTATGTACGCCATGGCATAATCTTCGGAAGAGTAAGGATTTTAAACCAGGGGAGGtttctttcaaatcctTACAAAGATGCCAGAAATTAGTCTGCCATGGCAGAGACCAAAAATTACTGAATCGTTTGGCCAAAACGAGGGTGGAGCTTTTCGAGgatgttgaagaaacgTTACATCgtgcaaaaaaaactaaagACGGAGATTTCTTTCTTAACTATATCCAAGTTATGAAAGAGAGGCTactggaagaagaaaaggagcGCAAAAGGCTTAagaagctttcaaaaaagcgAGAAATTTCAAGGGAGAACATTCATCAAGATGTataa
- the REC114 gene encoding Rec114p (similar to Saccharomyces cerevisiae REC114 (YMR133W); ancestral locus Anc_2.399), with the protein MKEYFSMQVKTYSAYAKLAQAPFGFQMPCKPTDAKAWYHIPTGNIKFAIFEAESGCLIIKVEKDGIIMEIASVDIFGSDKYIQFSARSPSISCKYIVRQGINLFIKRFQIAFHDEKDFAKTCSTLSYLRFVVKNARPSIPLNNAVHNSQLPSDMREKLPYKSNQFSQTTQIYQTPSILPCEDERKDLNDALNPISSQQALLYDSFSQNSEQYQTIQGIVGTTEAGHTNVTLSAKQSISRCLEPAGTDNGTDLGVTLVDEPSDKEIPGLKSKMEAALSTRQSEDHYEPTEVPDEPENTRFLPAYTTKGLGKSIESALPTASANPTLPVSEPNATRQPIVPAQCEKKEIRPGERLHKESMEKPIEQSLGKTNPIMARTEVKKGLPKVSITKRIIAQKMKDENFMKWVKKVESSMLEMSKTEKEKYNTKS; encoded by the coding sequence AtgaaagaatatttttctATGCAGGTTAAAACTTATTCAGCTTATGCAAAACTGGCTCAAGCCCCATTTGGGTTTCAAATGCCATGCAAACCTACAGACGCGAAAGCATGGTATCACATACCTACAGGCAATATAAAGTTCGCAATCTTTGAAGCTGAAAGTGGTTGTTTGATTATCAAGGTGGAAAAGGATGGGATAATCATGGAAATCGCGAGTGTTGACATATTCGGTAGCGACAAGTACATTCAGTTTTCTGCTCGATCGCCTTCAATATCATGTAAATATATTGTTCGACAGGGCATAAACTTATTCATCAAGCGATTCCAGATAGCCTTtcatgatgaaaaggaCTTTGCTAAAACATGTAGCACACTTTCCTATCTCAGGTTTGTCGTGAAAAATGCAAGGCCCAGTATACCACTGAATAATGCTGTACACAACTCGCAGCTCCCTTCAGATATGAGGGAAAAATTACCATATAAATCAAATCAGTTTTCACAAACGACTCAAATCTATCAGACACCTTCGATTTTGCCTTGTGAAGACGAAAGAAAAGACCTAAATGATGCTTTAAACCCGATCAGCTCTCAGCAAGCACTATTGTATGATAGTTTTTCTCAGAACTCCGAACAATATCAAACTATTCAGGGCATTGTAGGGACAACTGAGGCTGGACATACTAACGTCACACTTTCAGCTAAGCAAAGCATTTCCAGGTGCTTGGAACCTGCTGGTACTGACAATGGTACGGATCTTGGTGTTACTCTTGTCGATGAACCTTCTGACAAGGAGATCCCGGGTTTAAAAAGCAAAATGGAAGCAGCACTCAGTACCAGGCAGTCAGAGGATCATTACGAACCGACCGAAGTACCAGATGAACCTGAAAATACGCGATTTTTACCTGCGTATACAACAAAGGGTTTGGGTAAGTCGATTGAGAGCGCTCTTCCCACTGCCTCTGCAAACCCTACCTTGCCCGTCTCTGAACCAAATGCAACGAGGCAACCAATTGTTCCAGCCCAATGtgagaaaaaggaaatccGCCCAGGAGAGAGACTTCACAAGGAAAGCATGGAAAAGCCAATAGAACAGTCTCTGGGAAAGACAAACCCAATAATGGCAAGAACTGAGGTGAAAAAAGGCCTACCAAAAGTAAGTATTACGAAGAGGATTATTGcacaaaaaatgaaggatGAAAACTTTATGAAATGGGTTAAAAAGGTTGAGTCCTCTATGTTAGAAATGTCCAAgacagaaaaagaaaaatataatacTAAAAGCTAA
- the AFB1 gene encoding Afb1p (similar to Saccharomyces cerevisiae YLR040C; ancestral locus Anc_2.398), with protein MPLKICNMRLIAIFLTLSMCNALTESSMTASSAQLAAASANMGFYSIFFFDYNYNQPQYSSYMSQHSMTLPQDVKNYFFHLQALPGTADLAEDVAENFPFTTFNTFISAFPWYSTLLSDASMSTLYLPQYFVTDATTATQNEITATQSQPSITANFANSTSRVSSSLHSAAANITQSIDSTTSVARTSSGSSFSENRGHICQWSLSSIFLILMSLLL; from the coding sequence ATGCCATTAAAAATATGCAACATGAGGTTAATCGCCATTTTTCTTACATTAAGCATGTGCAATGCTTTAACAGAGAGCTCGATGACCGCATCCTCAGCACAGCTAGCAGCAGCTAGTGCGAATATGGGGTTttattccatttttttctttgactATAATTACAACCAACCTCAATATTCTTCGTACATGAGCCAACATTCAATGACACTACCGCAGGACGTCAAGAactatttttttcacttaCAGGCACTTCCTGGTACGGCTGACTTAGCAGAAGATGTCGCCGAAAATTTCCCTTTCACCACTTTCAATACCTTTATCAGTGCATTTCCGTGGTATAGCACTTTACTTTCGGACGCTTCCATGTCGACGTTGTACCTGCCTCAATACTTCGTTACTGACGCTACTACAGCCAcgcaaaatgaaataacagcAACACAGTCGCAACCCTCAATTACTGCTAATTTTGCTAATTCAACTTCAAGAGTTTCATCAAGTTTGCACTCAGCGGCAGCTAACATTACACAGTCGATTGATAGTACAACATCCGTTGCACGGACGAGTTCTGGATCTAGTTTCTCAGAGAACAGAGGACACATTTGCCAATGGAGCCtttcatccatttttttaatccTCATGAGTCTTTTGCTGTAA